The following proteins come from a genomic window of Ferrovibrio sp. MS7:
- a CDS encoding sugar kinase: MNLDILCLGEAMVEFNQTGGSDSDQYLRDYGGDTSNCAIAAARQGARVGYLTLVGADPFGALLLDLWQREGVDTSGVAQRADAPTGIYFVTHGKAGHTFSYYRKGSAASRMLPADLPPGSIASAAILHVSGISLGVSADLRATSFAAMAEARKLGRRVSFDTNLRLKLWPIEQAREETHRAAKLADILLPSLEDARALCGLEQPEAILDFYHQLGGALVVLKCGAAGVLLRLGDGSRWRVPGHSVPSVDATGAGDCFDGAFLAEIARGASPPEAAAYANTAAALTTIGFGAVGPIPRRAAVEEFFRSVGSPKPEKF, encoded by the coding sequence ATGAACCTGGACATTCTGTGCCTGGGCGAGGCGATGGTCGAGTTCAACCAGACCGGCGGCTCGGACAGCGACCAGTATTTGCGCGACTATGGTGGCGATACCTCGAACTGCGCCATCGCGGCGGCACGCCAGGGCGCCCGGGTCGGCTATCTCACCCTGGTCGGCGCCGATCCCTTCGGCGCCCTGCTGCTCGACCTGTGGCAGCGCGAGGGCGTCGATACCAGCGGCGTGGCACAGCGTGCTGACGCACCGACCGGCATCTATTTCGTCACCCATGGCAAGGCCGGCCACACCTTCAGCTATTACCGCAAGGGCTCGGCGGCCAGCCGCATGCTGCCCGCCGACCTGCCGCCGGGCAGCATTGCCAGCGCCGCCATCCTGCATGTTTCCGGCATCAGCCTGGGCGTTTCGGCCGACCTGCGCGCCACCAGCTTCGCCGCCATGGCGGAGGCCAGGAAGCTTGGCCGCCGCGTTTCCTTCGATACCAACCTGCGGCTCAAGCTCTGGCCCATCGAGCAGGCGCGCGAAGAAACCCACCGCGCCGCGAAACTCGCCGATATCCTGCTGCCGAGCCTGGAGGATGCCCGCGCGCTGTGCGGCCTGGAGCAGCCGGAAGCGATCCTGGATTTCTATCATCAACTCGGCGGCGCCCTGGTGGTGCTGAAATGCGGTGCTGCCGGCGTGCTGCTGCGCTTAGGCGATGGCAGCCGCTGGCGCGTGCCGGGCCACAGCGTGCCGAGTGTGGATGCCACCGGTGCCGGCGACTGTTTCGACGGCGCCTTCCTGGCCGAAATCGCGCGCGGCGCCAGCCCGCCGGAAGCCGCCGCCTATGCCAACACGGCAGCGGCGCTCACCACCATCGGCTTTGGCGCCGTCGGCCCGATCCCGCGCCGTGCGGCGGTAGAGGAATTCTTCCGCTCGGTCGGCAGCCCGAAGCCGGAAAAGTTCTAA
- a CDS encoding GntR family transcriptional regulator, producing MAKAKPLRAGTIERPKSLTELVKEHIRTRIIDGELKLGEALSENVLAAQLGISKTPVREALLQLKLEGLVDIQPQRGSFVFTMNPKDMEEFCEYRIILETAALRSAIENDEAGLVVALEQRAKKMVKALEENDFSSYRRIDTDYHRQILQRAQNSYLLNAHSQLEMKIQALRAHVTQRDRSIEVSLAEHLSIVKLLKANDKAKALTVLSGHIRAASRDFRALSEEGGSLG from the coding sequence ATGGCCAAGGCCAAGCCGTTGCGCGCCGGCACTATCGAACGCCCGAAGTCGCTCACCGAGCTGGTCAAGGAGCATATCCGCACCCGCATCATCGATGGCGAGTTGAAGCTTGGCGAGGCGTTGTCGGAGAATGTGCTGGCGGCCCAGCTTGGCATTTCCAAGACTCCGGTGCGCGAGGCCCTGCTGCAGCTCAAGCTCGAGGGCCTGGTGGATATCCAGCCGCAGCGCGGCTCCTTCGTGTTCACCATGAACCCGAAGGACATGGAGGAATTCTGCGAATACCGCATCATCCTCGAAACCGCCGCCTTGCGCAGCGCCATCGAGAATGACGAGGCTGGCCTGGTGGTGGCGCTGGAGCAACGCGCCAAGAAGATGGTGAAGGCGCTGGAGGAAAACGATTTTTCCAGCTATCGCCGCATCGACACTGATTATCATCGCCAGATCCTGCAGCGGGCGCAGAATTCCTACCTGCTCAATGCCCACAGCCAGCTTGAAATGAAGATCCAGGCCCTGCGCGCCCATGTGACGCAGCGCGACCGCTCCATCGAAGTGTCGCTGGCTGAGCATTTGAGCATCGTCAAGCTGCTCAAGGCCAACGACAAGGCCAAGGCGCTGACTGTGCTGAGTGGCCATATTCGTGCCGCCTCGCGCGATTTCCGCGCGCTTTCGGAAGAAGGCGGCAGCCTTGGCTGA
- a CDS encoding DMT family transporter, whose translation MAEQKVGAAVAPMDRALLQGIGFMLLGTALFTFNDALGKWLVVSVAVGQLLFIRSAAAFLILAPMIHRAGWRQVFVVEQPWRHSLRLALIVVEVAAFYMAVRHLPLADVMSVYQAAPLIVTVLAIPLLGERVGWRRALAVGVGFIGVLLVLRPEGGVFTAPALIALFGAVAYALLMVTTRQLRASSNLTLIAWHTVGVGLFGLASLPWGWEPLDLTTLVLLGLIGVVATSAHVCMNQSLKLAPASTVMPYQYSSLLWAILLGWLFFGDIPTGAMLLGAGIIVASGLFVLHREQLGKKA comes from the coding sequence TTGGCTGAACAGAAGGTAGGTGCCGCGGTCGCCCCAATGGACCGCGCGCTGTTGCAGGGCATCGGCTTCATGCTGCTCGGCACGGCTTTGTTCACCTTCAACGACGCGCTTGGCAAATGGCTGGTGGTCAGTGTCGCGGTCGGGCAATTGCTGTTCATCCGCTCGGCTGCCGCCTTCCTGATCCTGGCACCGATGATCCACCGCGCCGGCTGGCGCCAGGTTTTCGTCGTCGAGCAGCCCTGGCGCCACAGCCTGCGGCTGGCGCTGATCGTGGTCGAGGTCGCGGCTTTCTATATGGCGGTGCGGCATCTGCCGCTGGCCGATGTGATGAGCGTGTATCAGGCAGCACCCCTGATCGTTACCGTGCTGGCGATTCCTCTGCTGGGTGAGCGCGTCGGCTGGCGCCGCGCCCTGGCGGTAGGCGTCGGTTTCATCGGCGTGCTGCTGGTGCTGCGGCCCGAGGGCGGCGTGTTCACCGCCCCGGCGCTGATCGCGCTGTTCGGCGCTGTCGCCTATGCCCTGCTGATGGTGACGACGCGGCAATTGCGCGCCTCAAGCAATCTCACCCTGATCGCCTGGCATACCGTCGGCGTCGGCCTGTTCGGCCTCGCTTCCCTGCCCTGGGGCTGGGAGCCGCTCGACCTGACAACGCTGGTTTTGCTCGGGCTGATTGGCGTGGTCGCCACCTCGGCGCATGTCTGCATGAACCAGTCGCTGAAACTGGCACCGGCCAGCACAGTGATGCCCTACCAGTATAGTTCGCTGCTCTGGGCCATCCTGCTCGGCTGGCTGTTCTTCGGCGACATCCCCACCGGTGCCATGCTGCTCGGCGCCGGCATTATCGTCGCCAGCGGCCTTTTCGTGCTGCACCGCGAGCAGCTCGGCAAAAAAGCATAA
- a CDS encoding IlvD/Edd family dehydratase, translating to MTSKPQNDKKRLRSREWFDNPDDPGMTALYLERYLNYGLTLGELRGTKPIIGIAQSGSDLSPCNRHHLDLASRIRDGIRDAGGLPLEFPTHPIQETGRRPTAALDRNLAYLTLVELLHGYPLDGVVLTTGCDKTTPALLMAAATVNIPAIVLSGGPMLDGHYNGQLAGSGTVVWFARQELAAGRINYDEFLEMVASSAPSPGHCNTMGTALSMNSLAEALGMSLPGCAAIPAPYRERAQMAYETGRRAVEIVHEDLRPSRVLTRKAFENAIVAASALGASTNCPPHINAIARHIGVDLDVKEWDKIGYDIPLLVNCMPAGKYLGESFHRAGGVPAVMRELLEAGKLHGDALTINGKTMGENVKNAKNGNPDVIMPYNKPLLPEAGFLVLGGTLFDSAVMKTSVISPEFRKHFLERKGDEGAFEGTAIVFDGPEDYHHRINDPSLPIDENSILFIRYSGPVGYPGSAEVVNMLPPDRLVKQGVLLLPCIGDGRQSGTSGSPSILNASPEAAVGGGLALLETGDRVRIDLNKRSADIMISAEELERRRKAWTPPKLVNATPWQELHRKTVGQLSTGGCMDFATGYQKVDETFGVPRHNH from the coding sequence ATGACAAGCAAGCCCCAGAACGACAAGAAGCGCCTGCGCAGCCGCGAATGGTTCGACAATCCCGATGATCCGGGCATGACCGCGCTGTATCTGGAACGCTACCTGAATTACGGCCTCACGCTGGGCGAATTGCGCGGCACCAAGCCGATCATCGGCATCGCGCAATCGGGCAGCGATCTTTCGCCCTGCAACCGCCACCATCTCGATCTCGCCTCGCGTATCCGCGACGGTATCCGCGATGCCGGCGGCCTGCCGCTGGAATTCCCCACCCACCCGATCCAGGAAACCGGCCGCCGCCCCACCGCCGCGCTCGACCGCAATCTCGCCTACCTGACCCTGGTGGAATTGCTGCATGGCTATCCGCTGGATGGCGTGGTGCTTACCACCGGCTGCGACAAGACCACGCCGGCCCTGCTGATGGCGGCAGCCACCGTGAATATCCCGGCCATCGTGCTCTCAGGCGGCCCGATGCTGGATGGGCATTACAACGGCCAGCTTGCCGGGTCCGGCACCGTGGTATGGTTCGCGCGCCAGGAACTCGCCGCCGGCCGCATCAATTATGATGAATTCCTCGAAATGGTGGCGTCTTCCGCGCCATCACCGGGCCATTGCAACACCATGGGCACGGCGCTCTCGATGAACAGCCTGGCGGAAGCCCTCGGCATGTCGCTGCCCGGCTGTGCCGCTATACCGGCGCCCTACCGCGAACGCGCCCAGATGGCCTACGAAACCGGGCGCCGTGCCGTCGAGATCGTGCATGAAGACCTGCGCCCCTCCCGCGTGCTTACCCGCAAGGCATTCGAGAATGCCATTGTTGCGGCGTCCGCGCTCGGTGCCTCGACCAACTGCCCGCCGCATATCAATGCCATCGCGCGTCATATCGGCGTCGATCTCGATGTGAAGGAATGGGACAAGATCGGCTACGACATTCCGTTGCTGGTAAACTGCATGCCGGCCGGCAAATACTTGGGCGAATCCTTCCACCGCGCCGGTGGCGTGCCGGCGGTGATGCGCGAATTGCTCGAAGCCGGCAAGCTGCATGGCGATGCCCTCACCATCAACGGCAAGACGATGGGCGAGAATGTGAAGAACGCCAAGAACGGCAATCCTGACGTGATCATGCCTTACAACAAGCCGTTGCTCCCCGAAGCCGGCTTCCTGGTGCTGGGCGGCACGCTGTTTGACTCGGCGGTGATGAAGACCTCGGTGATCTCGCCGGAATTCCGCAAGCACTTCCTCGAGCGCAAGGGCGATGAGGGCGCCTTCGAGGGTACGGCCATCGTGTTCGACGGGCCGGAGGATTACCACCACCGCATCAACGATCCGTCGCTGCCGATTGACGAGAATTCCATCCTGTTTATCCGCTATAGCGGCCCAGTGGGCTATCCCGGCTCGGCGGAAGTGGTGAACATGCTGCCGCCGGATCGCCTGGTGAAGCAAGGCGTGCTGCTGCTGCCCTGCATCGGTGATGGCCGCCAGAGCGGCACCTCGGGCAGTCCGTCGATCCTCAACGCCTCGCCGGAAGCGGCGGTGGGTGGTGGCCTTGCCCTGCTCGAAACCGGCGACCGCGTGCGCATCGACCTCAACAAGCGTTCCGCCGATATCATGATTTCGGCCGAGGAGTTGGAACGCCGCCGCAAGGCCTGGACGCCGCCGAAGCTGGTGAACGCGACGCCCTGGCAGGAACTGCACCGCAAGACCGTGGGCCAGCTTTCCACGGGCGGCTGCATGGATTTCGCCACCGGCTACCAGAAGGTCGACGAAACCTTCGGCGTGCCGCGCCACAATCACTGA
- a CDS encoding UxaA family hydrolase — MSNGPVIRLHPDDNVVIARSALAVGTSIPGENVVTAEPVPAGHKLAVRAISPGDAVTRYGQIIGFATQAVQPGRHVHTHNMGMGDFQRDYAFSQAVKPTAFAEPQATFMGIKRPDGRVATRNYIGILTTVNCSATAAKYVADAFRANPFTGANPLAEYPNVDGVVALTHKLGCGLNTQGEGIDVLRRTIAGYARHPNFHSVIVIGLGCEGNQIDTLLKAEGLERGPHLHTLTIQDTGGTAKTVQAAMAKVQELLPEANKIKREPVPASFLTIGLQCGGSDGYSGISANPALGVASDLIVRHGGTVILSETPETYGAEHLLTRRAVTPAVGQKLVDLMGWWRDYTERNGGEMDNNPSPGNKAGGLTTILEKSLGASAKAGSTNLVEVYRYAEAATARGFVFMDSPGYDPVSATGQVAGGANVVCFTTGRGSVFGCRPAPSLKLATNSELYARMTEDMDINCGTVVEGSENLEALGRRIFQLILDTASGQPSKSEALGFGEEEFAPWHIGAVM; from the coding sequence ATGAGCAATGGTCCCGTAATCCGCCTGCATCCGGACGACAATGTGGTGATCGCCCGTTCGGCGCTCGCCGTTGGCACCTCGATTCCGGGCGAGAATGTCGTCACCGCCGAACCCGTGCCCGCCGGCCACAAGCTGGCGGTGCGCGCGATTTCGCCGGGCGATGCCGTGACGCGCTATGGCCAGATCATCGGCTTCGCCACCCAGGCCGTGCAGCCGGGCCGCCATGTGCATACGCATAATATGGGCATGGGCGATTTCCAGCGCGATTATGCCTTCTCTCAAGCCGTCAAGCCCACCGCCTTCGCTGAGCCCCAGGCGACCTTTATGGGCATCAAGCGCCCGGATGGCCGCGTCGCGACGCGGAATTATATTGGCATTCTCACCACGGTGAATTGTTCGGCCACGGCAGCGAAATACGTGGCGGATGCCTTCCGCGCCAACCCTTTCACCGGCGCCAATCCTTTGGCGGAGTATCCCAATGTCGATGGCGTGGTGGCGCTGACGCACAAGCTCGGCTGCGGCCTCAACACCCAGGGCGAGGGCATCGATGTGCTCCGCCGCACCATCGCCGGCTATGCCCGGCACCCGAATTTCCATTCCGTCATCGTCATCGGCCTGGGCTGCGAGGGCAACCAGATCGACACGCTGCTGAAGGCGGAAGGGCTGGAGCGCGGCCCGCATCTGCATACGCTGACTATTCAAGACACCGGCGGCACCGCCAAGACGGTGCAGGCGGCGATGGCCAAGGTGCAGGAATTGTTGCCTGAAGCAAACAAGATCAAGCGCGAGCCGGTGCCGGCGAGTTTCCTCACCATCGGCCTGCAATGCGGCGGCTCGGATGGCTATTCCGGCATCTCGGCCAACCCGGCCTTGGGCGTTGCCTCCGACCTGATCGTGCGCCATGGCGGCACGGTGATCCTGTCCGAAACGCCGGAAACCTATGGCGCCGAGCATCTGCTCACCCGCCGCGCCGTCACCCCCGCCGTGGGCCAGAAGCTGGTCGACCTGATGGGCTGGTGGCGCGACTATACCGAGCGCAATGGCGGCGAGATGGACAATAACCCGTCGCCCGGCAACAAGGCCGGCGGCCTCACCACCATTCTGGAAAAGTCGCTCGGCGCGTCCGCCAAGGCCGGCTCGACCAACCTGGTCGAAGTCTACCGCTATGCCGAGGCGGCGACGGCGCGCGGCTTCGTGTTCATGGACAGCCCCGGCTACGATCCGGTCTCGGCCACCGGCCAGGTGGCGGGCGGCGCCAATGTGGTCTGCTTCACCACCGGGCGCGGCTCGGTGTTCGGCTGCCGCCCGGCGCCGTCGCTGAAACTCGCCACCAACAGCGAGCTTTACGCCCGCATGACCGAGGACATGGATATCAATTGCGGCACCGTGGTCGAGGGCAGCGAAAATCTCGAGGCGCTCGGGCGCCGCATTTTCCAGCTCATCCTCGATACCGCCAGCGGCCAGCCGAGCAAGAGCGAGGCGCTCGGTTTCGGCGAGGAGGAATTCGCGCCCTGGCACATCGGTGCGGTGATGTAG
- a CDS encoding ABC transporter ATP-binding protein: MASVTVKQVRKKYGALEVIRGIDVAIPDGEFVVLVGPSGCGKSTLLRMIAGLEAITDGTISIGDAVVNDVPPKDRDIAMVFQNYALYPHMTVRDNMGFSLKLRKADKSEIDSRVATAAGILGLGQYLDRYPKQLSGGQRQRVAMGRAIVRNPQVFLFDEPLSNLDAKLRVQMRTEIKALHQQLKTTSIYVTHDQIEAMTMADRIVVMHDGIVEQIGSPLELYDTPANLFVAGFIGSPAINLIQGTLRREGGRAWVATGAGIDLPLGPNAVGQDGQSVVYGVRPEHLSPASSGGLPVKVEVVEPTGANTFVYATLAGAQVCGVFAERTGYAPGAEVHFLPQLDRVHLFDAGSGRRLVA, translated from the coding sequence ATGGCCAGCGTGACGGTAAAGCAGGTTCGCAAGAAATACGGCGCCCTCGAGGTGATCCGGGGTATCGACGTTGCCATTCCCGATGGCGAATTCGTCGTCCTGGTCGGTCCGTCCGGCTGCGGCAAGTCGACGCTTCTGCGCATGATCGCCGGCCTGGAAGCGATCACCGACGGCACCATCAGCATCGGCGACGCGGTGGTGAACGATGTGCCGCCGAAGGACCGCGATATCGCCATGGTGTTCCAGAATTACGCGCTTTATCCGCATATGACGGTGCGCGACAATATGGGCTTCTCGCTGAAGCTGCGGAAAGCCGACAAGAGCGAGATCGACAGCCGTGTCGCCACCGCTGCCGGTATCCTTGGATTGGGCCAGTATCTCGACCGCTACCCGAAGCAGCTTTCCGGCGGCCAGCGCCAGCGCGTTGCCATGGGCCGCGCCATCGTGCGCAACCCGCAGGTCTTTTTGTTCGACGAGCCGCTGTCCAACCTCGATGCCAAGCTGCGCGTGCAGATGCGGACCGAGATCAAGGCGTTGCACCAGCAGCTCAAGACCACCTCGATCTACGTGACGCATGACCAAATCGAGGCCATGACCATGGCCGACCGCATCGTGGTGATGCACGATGGCATCGTCGAACAGATCGGCTCGCCGCTTGAACTATACGATACCCCGGCCAACCTTTTCGTCGCCGGTTTCATCGGCTCGCCGGCGATCAACCTGATCCAGGGCACGTTGCGCCGCGAGGGCGGTCGCGCCTGGGTCGCCACCGGCGCCGGCATCGACCTGCCGCTTGGCCCCAATGCCGTGGGCCAGGATGGCCAGAGCGTGGTCTATGGCGTGCGGCCGGAGCATCTTTCCCCCGCCAGCAGTGGCGGTCTGCCGGTGAAGGTGGAAGTGGTGGAGCCGACCGGCGCCAACACCTTCGTCTATGCCACGCTCGCCGGCGCCCAGGTCTGCGGCGTATTCGCCGAACGCACCGGCTATGCGCCGGGCGCCGAGGTGCATTTCCTGCCGCAGCTTGATCGCGTGCATCTGTTCGATGCCGGCAGCGGCCGCCGCCTGGTGGCCTGA
- a CDS encoding 2-dehydro-3-deoxygalactonokinase, with the protein MITVDWGSTGFRAWRLDAEGRVLERRSAPLGITQLEAGEHGPALQSQVGDWIAAGENRILASGMIGSRNGWVEMPYIACPAGLADIAGAVRRIAWDGDADLWFCPGLSCRDAEGVPDVIRGEEMQVFGVADENGNADLCLPGTHSKAVTLRAGRIIGFATYFTGELYALLRSHGLLSGLLQTEIQPETKAFAEGVKRSGEGGGLLHHLFGVRARGLFAELSGPAASAYLSGILIGHELRGHAPAARLLLVGEQALCLRYADAARLLGRHVEIAPIDAAARGLHRLSKLLP; encoded by the coding sequence TTGATCACCGTCGATTGGGGCAGCACCGGCTTCCGCGCCTGGCGGCTTGATGCCGAGGGCCGGGTGCTGGAGCGTCGTTCCGCGCCGCTCGGCATCACGCAACTGGAAGCCGGCGAACATGGCCCGGCCTTGCAGAGCCAGGTCGGCGACTGGATTGCTGCTGGCGAAAACCGCATCCTGGCTTCGGGCATGATCGGCAGCCGCAATGGCTGGGTCGAGATGCCCTATATCGCCTGCCCGGCAGGCCTTGCCGATATAGCAGGGGCCGTGCGGCGCATCGCGTGGGACGGCGATGCCGACCTCTGGTTCTGCCCCGGTCTCTCCTGCCGCGATGCGGAGGGCGTGCCGGATGTGATACGCGGCGAGGAAATGCAGGTTTTCGGCGTGGCGGACGAGAATGGCAATGCCGATCTCTGCCTGCCCGGCACCCACAGCAAGGCGGTGACGCTGCGGGCCGGTCGTATCATTGGCTTCGCCACCTATTTCACCGGCGAACTCTATGCCCTGCTGCGCAGCCATGGCCTGCTTTCCGGCCTGTTGCAAACGGAAATCCAGCCGGAAACGAAAGCTTTCGCCGAAGGCGTGAAGCGTAGCGGCGAGGGCGGCGGCCTGCTGCATCATCTGTTCGGTGTGCGTGCGCGCGGCCTGTTCGCTGAACTATCCGGCCCGGCCGCCAGCGCCTATCTTTCCGGCATCCTGATCGGCCATGAATTGCGCGGCCATGCGCCCGCCGCGCGCCTGCTGCTGGTCGGCGAACAGGCGCTCTGCCTGCGCTATGCCGATGCCGCCCGCCTGCTCGGCCGGCATGTCGAAATCGCCCCCATCGATGCCGCCG